In Burkholderia sp. WP9, a genomic segment contains:
- a CDS encoding Rrf2 family transcriptional regulator, which yields MRLTDYTDYSLRVLLYLAVRGEGLSTIQDISDAYGISKNHLMKVVQQLGELGWIETVRGRNGGLRLTEQTSALTVGEIVRATESDFALVGCFPDQQGERRSCVISPQCRLRGALEAARNAFLSELDRHTIGEVAQPHGPLSALLGLSSVIPVVPVAPAGGNPAPIA from the coding sequence ATGAGACTGACCGACTATACGGATTACTCACTACGCGTTTTGCTATACCTCGCGGTTCGCGGCGAAGGGCTATCGACGATCCAGGATATTTCGGACGCGTACGGCATTTCCAAGAACCACTTGATGAAGGTCGTGCAGCAACTGGGCGAACTCGGCTGGATCGAAACGGTGCGCGGGCGCAACGGCGGATTGCGGCTGACCGAGCAAACCAGCGCGCTGACGGTCGGCGAAATCGTGCGCGCGACCGAAAGCGACTTTGCGCTCGTTGGTTGTTTTCCAGACCAGCAAGGTGAGCGCCGCAGTTGCGTCATTTCACCGCAGTGCCGGTTGCGTGGCGCGCTCGAAGCGGCGCGTAATGCCTTTCTCTCCGAGCTGGACCGACATACCATTGGTGAGGTGGCACAGCCGCATGGCCCGCTGTCCGCGCTGCTCGGCTTGAGCAGCGTGATTCCGGTCGTGCCGGTCGCGCCGGCCGGTGGTAATCCCGCGCCGATCGCCTGA